A stretch of Desulfurivibrio alkaliphilus AHT 2 DNA encodes these proteins:
- a CDS encoding PilZ domain-containing protein yields the protein MAREQRRSPRLEVSLPVRIIIRDRAGAQTIAEGVGRISDISRHGLRLVVPQSKIEQWHIFYNFQENEQQMLLLEVLARQDDEQAPDFELPVKPVWFDRLLSLPDKPFQLGMEFLAPPPPAALAWLNEKFNSLRQRHKVSWWSNLFGGR from the coding sequence ATGGCACGTGAACAGCGGCGTTCGCCACGACTTGAGGTTAGCCTGCCGGTGCGGATTATTATCCGCGACCGGGCCGGTGCGCAGACCATCGCCGAGGGTGTCGGCAGGATCAGCGACATCTCCCGGCACGGCTTAAGGCTGGTGGTGCCGCAAAGCAAGATCGAGCAGTGGCATATTTTTTATAATTTTCAGGAAAACGAGCAGCAGATGTTGCTGTTGGAAGTTCTGGCCCGGCAGGATGATGAACAGGCGCCGGACTTTGAACTGCCGGTAAAACCGGTCTGGTTTGACCGCCTGTTGTCTTTGCCCGACAAGCCTTTCCAGTTGGGCATGGAATTTCTTGCGCCTCCGCCCCCGGCAGCACTGGCCTGGCTCAATGAAAAGTTCAACAGCCTCCGCCAGCGGCATAAAGTAAGCTGGTGGTCAAACTTGTTCGGCGGTCGCTGA
- a CDS encoding tetratricopeptide repeat protein has protein sequence MFEPEKPTAKMVRRDKMFFTAFACLVIGFLGGIGFSIYKMPAMAPSLAHHPQGLSPEQQRVLSSLEQAVAENPENVQAWTQLGHLYFDTDRYEQAIEAYSRSLELRPDDADVVTDLGVMYRRNGQPELAVTSFRQAIEIDPRHETARFNLGVVLLHDFDDQAGAKEIWSELVELNPVAYAPNGRLVAEMIADLQNTP, from the coding sequence ATGTTCGAACCGGAGAAACCCACCGCTAAAATGGTCAGACGGGACAAAATGTTCTTCACCGCTTTTGCCTGCCTGGTTATCGGTTTTTTGGGCGGGATCGGCTTCAGTATTTATAAAATGCCGGCCATGGCTCCCTCCCTGGCCCATCACCCGCAAGGTTTGAGTCCAGAGCAACAACGGGTGTTGTCCAGCCTGGAGCAGGCGGTGGCGGAAAACCCTGAAAATGTGCAGGCCTGGACCCAGTTGGGGCACCTCTACTTCGACACCGACCGTTATGAACAGGCCATTGAAGCTTACAGCCGCTCTCTGGAGTTGCGACCGGATGATGCCGACGTGGTAACGGACCTTGGGGTGATGTATCGCCGTAACGGGCAACCGGAGTTGGCCGTTACCTCATTCCGACAGGCCATTGAGATCGACCCGCGGCATGAAACGGCCCGCTTTAACTTGGGGGTGGTGCTGCTGCATGATTTTGACGACCAGGCCGGGGCCAAAGAAATTTGGTCGGAACTTGTTGAACTCAACCCAGTGGCCTACGCTCCCAATGGTCGCCTGGTGGCGGAAATGATCGCAGATTTGCAAAATACCCCCTGA
- the fdhD gene encoding formate dehydrogenase accessory sulfurtransferase FdhD, translating to MNTHYQTPVIRITDGVEEEILDTIATEVAFTLLVNDQVLVSLLCSPAELDAMAVGFLLSEGMIPDRESLLEVAVDEDLATVRVRLKNLPADWDQLFHRKTITSGCGQGVTFSDSATLSPLNHRRGPIRLSCEKIFELLRQFGRSSELYQQTGGVHSAALADNRQLLLFAEDIGRHNAVDKLIGKAFLAGIDLSDKLLLSSGRISGEIMTKVIRNQIPVLITRTAPTCMSITHAENHGVTMIGFARGRRFNIYTHPLGIFLDDVKSPPES from the coding sequence ATGAACACCCATTACCAAACCCCGGTTATCCGCATTACTGACGGTGTCGAAGAGGAGATTCTCGACACCATCGCCACCGAAGTGGCCTTCACCCTGCTGGTCAACGACCAGGTGCTGGTTTCCCTGCTCTGTTCGCCGGCGGAACTGGACGCCATGGCCGTGGGTTTTTTGCTCTCGGAAGGGATGATTCCCGACCGGGAGAGCCTGCTGGAGGTGGCGGTGGATGAGGATCTGGCCACGGTGCGGGTGCGGCTGAAAAACCTGCCCGCCGACTGGGACCAGCTTTTCCATCGCAAAACCATTACCTCCGGCTGCGGCCAGGGGGTAACCTTCAGCGACTCCGCCACTCTGAGCCCCCTCAATCACCGCCGGGGGCCGATCCGCTTGAGCTGTGAGAAAATTTTTGAACTGCTGCGCCAGTTCGGCCGCAGCTCCGAGCTTTATCAACAAACCGGCGGGGTGCATAGCGCCGCCCTGGCCGATAACCGGCAACTGCTGCTCTTTGCCGAGGATATCGGCCGCCATAACGCGGTGGACAAGCTGATCGGCAAGGCCTTCCTGGCGGGCATCGACCTCAGCGACAAACTGCTGCTCTCAAGCGGCCGGATCTCCGGCGAGATCATGACCAAGGTGATCCGCAACCAAATTCCGGTGCTGATCACCCGCACCGCCCCCACCTGCATGTCCATCACCCACGCGGAAAACCACGGCGTAACCATGATCGGCTTCGCCCGCGGCCGCCGCTTCAACATCTACACCCACCCCCTGGGCATCTTCCTGGACGACGTAAAAAGCCCCCCTGAAAGTTAA
- a CDS encoding FAD-dependent oxidoreductase, producing the protein MGKAKEKKSGAVLVVGGGVAGVQAALDLTELGYYVYLVEKGAAIGGAMAQLDKTFPTNDCSIUILAPKLVEAGRSPNIEILSNTDFLALSGKPGAFTAKLQVRPRYIDADKCTACGMCTQYCPRHLVDGYNEGLAVTRPIHIDYPQAVPATYFIDPKACLHLQHGTCKICVPVCQTKAIDFDQQPEELSLQVGAVVMAPGFGRVPDSVLEKYSYGKHPDVVTSLEFERLLCASGPFEGELLRLSDRKHPKKLAFIQCVGSRDLGCDNGYCSSVCCMYAIKEAMVAKEHEPELEITIYYMDLRTQGKGFDAARARAESMGIKFVRARVADVMPWERQLKLTYATMDGSHFFEAYDMVVLSVGLDSPADAEKLADIADLKLNDYKFCQTDTFTPLLTSREGVVVAGAFQGPKDIPESVTQASAAAGIVSALTKAQRGKGFVVKTYPEEQQLADDGEVRIGVFVCHCGVNISSVVDVNNVDQYVEGMDGVVYHAQSLYACSQDAQEVLKQKIKEHDLNRVVIAACSPRTHEPLFQETLKDAGLNRCLIEMVNIRDQCSWVHANEPEAATDKSRDLVRMGIAKARHIKPLPEQTVPVTKKALVLGGGLAGMTAALNLAEQGFPTTLVEKEKELGGHLRDSFYTLQGDEPAKVLADLVGRIKKEKNIEVLTNSELAQVGGYVGNYSSVVKSGGGKSAKESTIDHGVIVLATGGREHRPEKVLDSPVKYSAKVVTQSELERRLAGKAKNRAPDSVVMIQCAGSRGDDLGYCSKNCCNEAVKNALKIKELNPESQVVVLYRDLRTYGYAEDAYRRARELGVLFIPYSLAGDKPKITAGGRGAPKVTFYDPILRDEVSLSPDLLVLSTGIVAEGSIELSRLLKVPVNEDQFFLEAHVKLRPVELPVSGVYVCGLAHAPKPYDEIVAQAQAAAAKAAIPLYKGLVTVEPTVSTVDKDGCIGCGLCESLCPYQAIRIYKDDNNKRKAETITASCKGCGICASHCPVFAISMGGFTDEQISAQIKAFGDN; encoded by the coding sequence ATGGGTAAAGCAAAAGAGAAAAAATCCGGAGCCGTGCTGGTGGTAGGCGGCGGGGTGGCCGGGGTGCAGGCGGCCCTGGACCTGACCGAACTGGGTTATTACGTTTACCTGGTGGAAAAGGGTGCGGCCATCGGTGGGGCCATGGCCCAGCTGGACAAGACCTTTCCCACCAACGATTGCTCCATCTGAATACTCGCGCCAAAGCTGGTGGAGGCCGGTCGGTCTCCCAATATCGAGATTCTGAGCAATACTGATTTTCTGGCCCTTTCCGGCAAACCGGGCGCCTTTACCGCCAAGTTGCAAGTGCGCCCGCGCTATATCGATGCCGATAAGTGCACGGCCTGCGGGATGTGTACCCAGTACTGCCCCCGCCACCTGGTGGATGGCTACAACGAGGGCCTGGCGGTAACCCGGCCCATCCACATCGACTATCCCCAGGCGGTGCCGGCCACTTACTTCATCGACCCCAAGGCCTGTCTGCACCTGCAGCACGGTACCTGCAAGATTTGCGTGCCGGTCTGCCAGACCAAGGCCATTGATTTCGACCAGCAGCCGGAAGAGCTTTCGCTGCAGGTGGGGGCGGTGGTGATGGCCCCCGGTTTCGGCCGGGTGCCCGACAGTGTGCTGGAAAAGTACAGTTACGGCAAGCACCCCGACGTGGTCACCAGCCTGGAGTTTGAACGGCTGCTCTGCGCCTCGGGCCCCTTCGAGGGCGAACTGCTGCGGCTTTCAGACCGTAAGCATCCCAAAAAACTGGCCTTTATCCAGTGCGTGGGCTCCCGTGACCTGGGCTGCGACAACGGTTACTGCTCGTCGGTCTGCTGCATGTATGCCATTAAAGAAGCAATGGTGGCCAAGGAGCACGAGCCCGAGCTGGAGATCACCATCTACTACATGGATCTGCGGACCCAGGGCAAGGGCTTTGATGCCGCCCGGGCCCGGGCCGAGAGCATGGGGATCAAGTTCGTCAGGGCCAGGGTGGCCGATGTGATGCCCTGGGAGCGGCAGTTGAAACTGACCTACGCCACCATGGACGGCAGCCACTTCTTTGAAGCCTACGACATGGTGGTGCTGTCGGTGGGCCTGGATTCACCGGCCGATGCCGAAAAGCTGGCCGACATCGCCGACCTCAAGCTCAACGATTACAAGTTCTGCCAAACCGACACCTTCACCCCGCTGCTGACCAGCAGGGAAGGGGTGGTGGTGGCCGGCGCCTTCCAGGGGCCCAAGGATATCCCCGAGAGTGTTACCCAGGCCAGCGCCGCCGCCGGCATTGTTTCGGCCCTGACCAAGGCTCAGCGGGGCAAGGGTTTTGTGGTCAAGACCTACCCCGAAGAGCAGCAGCTGGCCGACGACGGCGAGGTGAGAATCGGGGTGTTCGTCTGCCATTGCGGGGTCAACATCTCCAGCGTGGTGGATGTGAACAACGTCGACCAGTACGTGGAGGGGATGGATGGTGTGGTCTATCACGCCCAGAGCCTCTATGCCTGTTCCCAGGACGCCCAGGAAGTGCTGAAGCAGAAAATCAAGGAGCACGACCTCAACCGGGTGGTAATCGCCGCCTGTTCGCCCCGGACCCACGAGCCGCTTTTCCAGGAGACCTTGAAGGACGCCGGCCTTAACCGCTGCCTGATCGAAATGGTTAATATCCGCGACCAGTGTTCCTGGGTCCATGCCAACGAGCCCGAGGCGGCCACCGACAAATCCCGCGATCTGGTGCGGATGGGGATTGCCAAGGCCCGCCACATCAAGCCCCTGCCCGAGCAGACGGTGCCGGTTACCAAGAAGGCCCTGGTGCTGGGCGGCGGCCTGGCCGGGATGACCGCCGCCCTGAACCTGGCCGAGCAGGGTTTTCCCACCACCCTGGTGGAAAAGGAAAAGGAACTGGGTGGCCACCTGCGCGACAGTTTTTATACCCTGCAGGGCGATGAGCCGGCCAAGGTACTGGCCGATCTGGTCGGCCGGATCAAGAAGGAAAAAAACATCGAGGTGTTGACCAACAGCGAACTGGCCCAGGTGGGCGGTTACGTGGGCAACTACTCCTCGGTGGTCAAAAGCGGCGGCGGCAAGAGCGCCAAGGAATCCACCATCGACCACGGGGTGATCGTGCTGGCCACCGGCGGCCGTGAGCACCGGCCGGAGAAGGTGCTGGACAGCCCGGTTAAATACTCGGCCAAGGTGGTCACCCAGAGCGAGTTGGAGCGGCGGCTGGCCGGCAAGGCCAAGAACCGGGCGCCGGACTCGGTGGTGATGATCCAATGCGCCGGCAGCCGGGGCGACGACCTGGGCTACTGCAGCAAGAACTGCTGTAATGAAGCAGTAAAAAATGCCCTGAAAATCAAGGAGCTTAACCCGGAGTCCCAGGTGGTGGTGCTCTACCGCGATCTGCGGACCTACGGTTACGCCGAGGACGCCTACCGCCGGGCCCGGGAGCTGGGAGTGCTGTTTATTCCCTACAGCCTGGCCGGCGACAAGCCCAAAATCACCGCCGGCGGCCGGGGTGCCCCCAAGGTCACCTTTTACGACCCCATCCTCCGCGATGAGGTCAGCCTCAGCCCCGACCTGCTGGTGCTGAGCACCGGGATCGTGGCCGAGGGCAGTATCGAGTTGAGCCGGTTGCTCAAGGTGCCGGTCAACGAGGATCAGTTCTTCCTCGAGGCCCACGTCAAGCTGCGGCCGGTGGAACTGCCGGTTTCCGGGGTTTACGTCTGCGGCCTGGCCCACGCCCCCAAGCCTTACGATGAAATCGTGGCCCAGGCCCAGGCGGCGGCGGCCAAGGCGGCTATTCCCCTGTATAAAGGACTGGTCACCGTGGAACCCACCGTCTCCACGGTGGACAAAGATGGCTGCATCGGCTGCGGGCTCTGCGAGTCGCTTTGCCCCTACCAGGCCATCAGGATTTACAAGGATGACAACAACAAGCGCAAGGCGGAAACCATTACCGCCTCCTGCAAAGGCTGCGGCATCTGCGCATCCCACTGCCCGGTGTTCGCCATCTCCATGGGCGGCTTCACCGACGAGCAGATCAGCGCCCAGATCAAAGCCTTCGGCGACAACTAA
- a CDS encoding ATP-binding protein has protein sequence MADTFEKFLGSKHFRLLPLLFLLCLTIISIVANYWNLRNNAHEMAAYYAQGMVRLINDARLWNAEHGGVYVLVSETTPPNPYLEVANRDLVTLDGLELTKINPAYMTRQIAEITKRQKGLVLHLTSSNPVNPVNSPDEWEQKVLGDLLLGDESSRFALLDIPEGEVYRYLSPLYVEPACLRCHAAYGYAEGDLRGGISLTFPASPHLAMISSQINWMLAIHALALLLVSGVVYSLLTRLQGLWRTRQELVEEQDNIIAQRTANLSRQMQRYHTIINTAAEGYWELDAEGRTVMVNEALQNMLGYSHQDMLGRYPHEFARGKNVEIFREQFNRREATTNRAYHVTLNAKDGHEVHARFHATSLLDEHNRLIGSFAFITDITELLEIRQSAAAYALKLERSNKELQDFAHIASHDLQEPLRTIVSFGDRLLLKHADQLDQRGRDYLERIQGAAIRMRQLIEDLLNYSRVTTREQTMIPVDLNEVLTEVLSDLGQRIREHDGRVEVADLPTIKADRGQIHRLFLNLIGNALKFQAQDSLPVVKVSVGKSDAQQLEIMVSDNGIGFDVKYLDRIFRPFQRLHVRGQYQGTGMGLAICKKIVESHQGELTASSKPGEGTTFHIVLPRLV, from the coding sequence ATGGCCGATACCTTTGAAAAATTTCTGGGCAGTAAACACTTCCGTTTACTGCCCCTTTTGTTTCTGCTTTGTCTGACCATAATTTCCATTGTCGCTAACTACTGGAACCTGCGCAACAATGCCCATGAGATGGCTGCCTACTACGCCCAGGGCATGGTGCGACTTATAAACGATGCCAGACTCTGGAACGCCGAACACGGCGGCGTTTACGTGCTGGTTAGTGAGACCACCCCGCCCAACCCCTACCTGGAAGTGGCAAACCGCGACCTGGTAACCCTCGACGGTCTTGAACTGACCAAAATAAATCCAGCTTACATGACCCGGCAGATTGCCGAGATCACCAAACGCCAGAAAGGTTTGGTGCTGCACCTGACCAGCTCCAACCCGGTCAATCCGGTCAACTCCCCTGATGAATGGGAGCAAAAAGTGCTGGGCGACCTGCTCCTGGGAGACGAAAGCAGCCGTTTTGCCTTGTTGGACATCCCCGAAGGCGAGGTTTATCGCTACTTGTCGCCGCTTTACGTCGAACCGGCCTGCCTGCGCTGTCATGCCGCCTACGGTTATGCCGAAGGAGACCTGCGTGGGGGGATCAGCCTGACTTTTCCCGCCTCCCCCCATCTGGCCATGATCTCCTCCCAGATCAACTGGATGCTGGCCATTCATGCCCTGGCTTTACTGCTGGTCAGCGGGGTGGTCTACAGCCTGCTGACCCGTTTGCAGGGGCTGTGGCGGACCAGGCAAGAGCTGGTCGAAGAACAGGACAATATAATTGCCCAGCGCACCGCCAATCTCAGCCGACAGATGCAGCGCTATCACACCATCATCAACACCGCCGCCGAAGGCTACTGGGAGCTTGATGCCGAAGGGCGGACGGTGATGGTCAACGAAGCCCTTCAGAACATGCTGGGTTATAGCCACCAGGATATGCTGGGCCGCTACCCCCATGAGTTTGCCCGGGGCAAGAACGTCGAGATTTTTAGAGAACAGTTCAACCGTCGCGAAGCTACCACGAACCGGGCCTATCACGTAACTCTGAACGCCAAGGACGGCCACGAGGTGCATGCCCGTTTCCATGCCACCTCGCTGCTGGATGAGCATAATCGCCTGATCGGCTCTTTTGCCTTCATTACCGACATCACCGAATTGCTGGAAATTCGGCAGTCGGCGGCGGCCTATGCCCTTAAACTGGAACGCAGCAACAAAGAACTGCAGGATTTTGCCCACATTGCCTCCCATGACCTGCAAGAACCCCTGCGCACCATCGTCTCCTTCGGTGATCGTTTATTGCTCAAGCATGCCGACCAGCTTGACCAGCGGGGTCGCGATTACCTGGAACGAATCCAGGGGGCGGCCATTCGCATGCGCCAGCTCATTGAGGACCTCCTCAACTACTCCCGGGTGACTACCCGGGAGCAAACAATGATTCCGGTGGATCTCAACGAGGTTTTAACCGAGGTGCTGAGCGACCTGGGGCAAAGGATCCGGGAGCACGACGGGAGGGTGGAAGTGGCAGACCTGCCGACCATAAAGGCCGATCGCGGCCAGATCCACCGGCTTTTTTTGAATCTCATCGGCAATGCCCTGAAATTTCAAGCTCAGGATAGCCTGCCGGTGGTAAAGGTAAGCGTGGGCAAAAGCGATGCTCAACAATTGGAGATCATGGTCAGCGACAACGGTATCGGCTTTGATGTAAAATATTTGGATCGCATTTTCCGCCCATTCCAGCGCCTGCATGTAAGGGGACAATACCAGGGCACCGGCATGGGGCTGGCGATCTGTAAGAAGATTGTGGAGAGTCACCAGGGAGAATTGACCGCCAGCAGCAAGCCAGGGGAGGGGACCACCTTCCATATTGTCCTGCCGAGGTTGGTTTGA
- a CDS encoding hydrogenase iron-sulfur subunit codes for MANDQFNPRILGFLCNWCCYAAADSAGVSRYQYPPNLRTIRIMCTGRLDPAFVFRGFAEGADGIFTGGUQLGECHYQVGNYDAMGISFVIKKILSEVGIKPERFDLQWASAAEAPRFVRLITDFTADTRELGPMGQAEGLSREEVQQRLATAQKMVEDRKVRMALGNATKAVRKEGVFTKEHIDGIFADKMAKSLTISS; via the coding sequence ATGGCCAACGACCAATTCAACCCGCGGATCTTAGGGTTTCTCTGTAACTGGTGCTGCTACGCGGCGGCCGACAGTGCCGGGGTTTCCCGTTACCAGTATCCCCCCAACCTGCGGACCATCCGGATCATGTGTACCGGCCGCCTGGACCCGGCCTTTGTCTTCCGGGGTTTTGCCGAGGGTGCCGACGGCATCTTCACCGGCGGCTGACAACTCGGTGAATGTCATTACCAGGTTGGTAATTACGACGCCATGGGGATCAGTTTTGTGATCAAGAAAATCTTGAGCGAGGTGGGGATCAAGCCTGAACGGTTCGACCTGCAGTGGGCCTCGGCGGCGGAAGCGCCCCGCTTTGTCCGCCTGATCACCGATTTCACCGCCGACACGCGGGAGCTTGGCCCCATGGGCCAGGCGGAAGGCTTGAGCCGGGAAGAGGTGCAGCAACGGCTGGCCACCGCACAAAAAATGGTGGAAGACCGCAAGGTGCGCATGGCCCTGGGCAACGCCACCAAGGCGGTGCGCAAGGAGGGGGTGTTCACCAAGGAACACATCGACGGCATCTTTGCCGACAAGATGGCCAAATCACTGACCATCTCTTCGTAA
- the nadC gene encoding carboxylating nicotinate-nucleotide diphosphorylase, with translation MERDSQDHGLFKNPDLHRSLRSFLDEDLGRGDITGEAIFDRKSSGTAVFIAKEAMVLAGVEQLAPLIFQMVNRETSCHPTADGRRVEAGEVIFKVSGPMRDLLAAERLALNLCQRLSGIATYTADFVAAVAGYPAKIMDTRKTTPGLRLLERYAVRAGGGVNHRFNLNDGILIKDNHIAAAGSIARAVARVREYNGPDLAVEVECETLAQVEEAMAVGVEIIMLDNMSPALMTRAVSMIGKQAITEASGGVSLANVREIAACGVDRISIGALTHSAPAKDISMEMVNTGNPA, from the coding sequence ATGGAAAGAGACAGCCAAGACCACGGTTTGTTCAAAAATCCCGACCTGCACCGTAGCCTGCGCAGCTTTCTTGATGAAGACCTGGGCCGGGGAGACATCACCGGTGAGGCTATTTTCGACCGCAAATCAAGCGGTACAGCCGTTTTTATCGCCAAGGAGGCAATGGTGCTGGCCGGGGTGGAGCAGCTGGCGCCCCTGATCTTTCAAATGGTCAACCGGGAAACCTCCTGCCACCCCACCGCCGATGGCCGCCGGGTTGAGGCGGGCGAGGTCATTTTTAAAGTAAGCGGGCCCATGCGGGATCTGCTGGCGGCCGAGCGGCTGGCCTTGAATCTTTGCCAGCGGCTGAGCGGCATTGCCACTTATACCGCCGATTTTGTCGCCGCCGTGGCGGGTTATCCGGCAAAGATCATGGATACCCGCAAAACCACCCCCGGCCTGCGGCTGCTGGAGCGCTACGCCGTACGGGCAGGCGGCGGGGTCAATCACCGCTTCAACCTTAACGACGGAATTTTGATTAAGGACAACCATATCGCCGCCGCCGGTTCCATTGCCCGGGCAGTGGCCCGGGTACGGGAATATAACGGCCCGGACCTGGCGGTGGAAGTGGAGTGCGAGACCCTGGCCCAGGTGGAAGAGGCCATGGCGGTGGGAGTGGAGATCATCATGCTGGACAACATGAGCCCGGCCCTGATGACCCGGGCGGTCAGCATGATCGGCAAGCAGGCGATCACGGAAGCCTCGGGCGGGGTAAGCCTGGCCAACGTCCGGGAAATTGCCGCCTGCGGGGTGGACCGGATCTCCATCGGGGCCCTGACCCACTCCGCCCCGGCCAAAGACATCAGCATGGAAATGGTAAACACCGGAAATCCTGCTTGA